The following proteins come from a genomic window of Maribacter sp. HTCC2170:
- the fsa gene encoding fructose-6-phosphate aldolase codes for MKFFIDTANLDQIREAQELGVLDGVTTNPSLMAKEGITGRNNILKHYVDICNIVDGDVSAEVIATEFKAMVKEGEELADLHEQIVVKVPMIKDGVKALKYFSDKGIRTNCTLVFSAGQALLAAKAGATYVSPFIGRLDDISTDGLNLIAEIRHIYDNYAFDTQILAASVRHTMHVIDCAKIGSDVMTGPLSSIEGLLKHPLTDSGLEKFLADYKKGN; via the coding sequence ATGAAATTTTTTATTGATACAGCCAATTTAGATCAAATTCGAGAAGCTCAAGAGCTTGGTGTTTTAGATGGTGTTACCACTAACCCTTCTTTAATGGCAAAAGAAGGTATAACAGGTAGAAACAATATACTAAAGCACTATGTTGATATATGCAATATTGTGGATGGTGATGTTTCTGCCGAAGTAATTGCTACCGAGTTTAAAGCAATGGTTAAAGAGGGAGAGGAATTGGCGGATCTTCATGAGCAGATAGTTGTAAAGGTTCCTATGATAAAAGACGGCGTGAAGGCTTTAAAATATTTTTCGGATAAAGGTATTAGAACCAATTGTACTTTGGTGTTTTCTGCAGGGCAAGCTTTATTAGCTGCAAAAGCAGGTGCCACTTATGTTTCCCCATTTATTGGAAGATTGGATGATATTTCGACTGATGGTCTTAATCTGATTGCTGAAATTCGCCATATATATGATAACTATGCCTTTGATACGCAAATATTGGCAGCTTCTGTTAGGCATACTATGCACGTAATCGACTGTGCTAAAATAGGTTCAGATGTTATGACAGGGCCACTTTCTTCAATTGAAGGTTTGTTAAAACACCCACTTACGGATAGCGGGCTGGAAAAGTTTTTGGCAGATTATAAAAAAGGAAACTAG
- a CDS encoding PAS domain S-box protein has protein sequence MDIYERLKAILKDLEISGSKFDSLCGFSRGYILKTIERRADIGYERLMKILTIFEDYSPQWLLLGKGDMKLPTNSDDLFMKKLRDIRKEFPAICIADKNGKVVSINDKYAEHTGYELKEIKGKRPGDYLRHTDFPENLRRSFNLLQHSKDSFFTEIFPNYHKLGYPIVCRLLVFPIIYRDNIDGFLSFANFEKK, from the coding sequence ATGGATATATATGAGAGGTTAAAAGCAATCCTTAAAGATTTAGAAATAAGTGGCAGTAAATTTGATTCATTATGCGGATTTTCAAGAGGTTATATTTTAAAAACAATAGAACGTAGAGCAGATATTGGGTACGAAAGATTAATGAAAATTTTAACAATATTTGAGGATTATAGTCCACAATGGCTTTTGTTGGGAAAAGGTGATATGAAACTACCGACTAATAGTGATGATCTTTTTATGAAGAAGTTAAGGGATATTAGGAAGGAATTTCCCGCCATTTGCATTGCAGACAAGAATGGCAAGGTTGTTAGTATAAATGATAAGTATGCGGAACATACAGGTTACGAACTTAAAGAGATTAAAGGTAAACGCCCTGGGGACTATCTGCGGCACACTGATTTTCCTGAGAATCTAAGAAGAAGTTTTAACTTGTTACAACACTCCAAAGACTCTTTTTTTACAGAAATATTCCCTAACTACCACAAATTGGGTTACCCTATAGTGTGCAGACTTTTAGTTTTTCCAATTATTTATAGAGATAATATTGATGGATTCCTTTCATTTGCCAATTTTGAAAAGAAGTAA
- a CDS encoding SDR family oxidoreductase, whose amino-acid sequence MEQKIVLITGGSSGIGRSIGNFLKSKGHKVYGTTRDLNKYPDFSDFELLELNVRETHTIKTAVKILLEKEGRLDVLINNAGVGITGPIEEIPHDEILKTFETNFHGPLHMIKAVLPQMRAQGSGLIINITSIAGYMGLPYRGIYSATKGSLEITTEAIRMETKNFGVHLTNLAPGDFATNIASGRYHAPVIEDSPYKVPYGNTLKLIDEDVSSGSDPIQVARMVYRIMNTKKPKVHYKVGSFMQKFSLTLKKILPDKVYEKLLLNHYKL is encoded by the coding sequence ATGGAGCAAAAAATAGTTCTTATTACGGGTGGTTCCTCTGGTATTGGAAGATCCATCGGAAATTTTTTGAAATCAAAAGGACACAAGGTCTACGGTACGACCAGAGATTTGAACAAATACCCGGATTTTTCTGATTTTGAGCTTCTGGAATTAAACGTAAGGGAAACCCATACTATTAAGACAGCAGTAAAGATTCTACTTGAGAAGGAAGGTAGGCTTGATGTTTTGATAAACAATGCAGGTGTTGGAATTACAGGCCCAATCGAAGAAATACCTCATGACGAGATTTTGAAAACCTTCGAGACCAATTTTCATGGCCCATTACATATGATAAAAGCCGTACTGCCACAAATGAGAGCGCAGGGTAGTGGTTTGATTATTAATATAACATCTATTGCTGGGTATATGGGTTTACCATATAGGGGTATTTATTCGGCAACTAAGGGGTCTTTGGAAATTACAACTGAAGCTATTCGAATGGAAACGAAAAATTTTGGGGTCCATCTTACTAATTTGGCACCTGGAGATTTCGCAACTAATATCGCCTCTGGCAGGTATCATGCGCCTGTGATAGAGGATTCCCCGTATAAGGTACCTTATGGTAATACTTTAAAGTTGATAGATGAGGATGTGTCTAGTGGTAGTGACCCAATTCAAGTTGCGCGGATGGTATATAGGATAATGAACACTAAAAAACCTAAGGTTCATTACAAGGTTGGTTCATTTATGCAAAAGTTCTCATTGACCCTTAAGAAAATATTGCCCGACAAAGTATATGAGAAGCTATTGTTAAACCATTATAAATTGTAA
- a CDS encoding LytR/AlgR family response regulator transcription factor — MEFNYSIIDSDATSNLQLQHFLEEYGDFSCSSLAKNSNDGLNSILKFSPDVVFVNLNENASEYFQMVMEMHQYVKKIPVIIGISKAKEYAYDAIKNGFFDYWLKPYNEFDIRKSLLRLKKHIPEPVLGISQPKTICLKSYRDFQYLNASDIMYLQADNNATKFVMKDGSMRNAFKTLKTFESMLPNNFVRIHQSFIVNTDYISGISYGKSLCSLKLRNLQLPFSKSYRANVDGLKAALSKNTISALT; from the coding sequence TTGGAATTCAACTACTCCATCATTGATTCTGACGCAACTTCCAATTTGCAATTGCAGCATTTTTTGGAAGAATATGGAGATTTCTCATGTTCATCTTTAGCTAAAAATAGTAACGACGGTCTTAATTCGATTTTAAAATTTTCTCCCGACGTTGTTTTCGTAAATCTTAATGAAAATGCTTCCGAATATTTTCAAATGGTCATGGAGATGCATCAGTATGTGAAAAAAATTCCTGTCATTATAGGCATATCCAAGGCCAAGGAATATGCATACGATGCAATAAAAAATGGCTTCTTTGATTATTGGCTTAAACCATATAATGAATTTGACATTAGAAAATCATTGCTAAGGCTTAAAAAACATATACCAGAACCTGTACTGGGGATTTCACAACCCAAAACCATTTGTCTAAAATCGTACCGGGATTTCCAATATTTGAACGCTAGTGATATTATGTATTTGCAGGCCGATAATAATGCAACAAAATTCGTAATGAAAGATGGGTCAATGAGAAATGCTTTTAAAACCCTCAAAACGTTTGAAAGTATGTTACCAAATAATTTCGTGAGAATTCATCAAAGTTTCATTGTGAACACTGATTATATTTCGGGCATCAGTTATGGTAAATCTTTATGTTCATTAAAACTTCGCAACCTTCAATTGCCTTTCTCCAAATCGTATAGGGCAAATGTTGATGGCTTAAAAGCCGCATTGTCTAAAAACACAATATCTGCACTTACTTAG
- a CDS encoding LytR/AlgR family response regulator transcription factor, translated as MLVEYNYVIICSDRDFSLDLKFRLKKYEDLAFVSFAKDKTEGLFVILKHRPDIVFINLSKNAPEYFKMVVELRQYFHNLPIIIGISNDKQYVFKAIKNHFFDYWLLPYSEWDISKSLLHAKAQIPEKTEPKTLCLKSYRDFQYLNTDDILYLKSDNNTTCFTMKNSSEIIAYKTLKVFEKQLPEQFKRIHQSYILNTDCVSGINYGKNLCTIAFNNSQVPFSKSYIKNIDELKKKLAQSAIFANK; from the coding sequence ATGCTTGTGGAATACAATTATGTTATCATATGCTCGGATCGCGATTTTAGTTTAGATTTAAAGTTTAGACTGAAGAAGTATGAAGATTTAGCATTCGTCTCGTTCGCAAAAGATAAAACAGAAGGTTTATTCGTTATTCTAAAACATCGTCCTGATATTGTTTTTATAAACTTGTCAAAAAATGCGCCAGAATATTTTAAGATGGTAGTAGAACTTCGGCAGTATTTTCATAATCTACCTATTATTATTGGTATTTCGAACGATAAGCAATATGTTTTTAAAGCAATAAAAAATCATTTCTTTGACTATTGGCTTTTACCTTACAGCGAATGGGACATAAGCAAGTCCTTACTACATGCCAAAGCACAAATACCTGAGAAAACCGAACCTAAAACTCTATGCCTAAAATCATATCGGGATTTTCAATATTTGAACACTGATGATATTCTATACCTCAAATCTGACAACAATACCACATGTTTCACTATGAAAAATAGCTCCGAAATAATTGCTTATAAAACCTTGAAGGTATTTGAAAAACAGTTACCAGAACAATTTAAACGTATTCATCAAAGCTACATCCTGAATACAGATTGTGTTTCGGGAATTAACTATGGAAAAAACCTCTGCACCATAGCATTCAATAACTCCCAAGTGCCTTTTTCTAAATCGTATATTAAAAATATTGATGAACTCAAGAAAAAGTTAGCGCAGTCTGCCATTTTCGCCAATAAGTGA
- a CDS encoding response regulator transcription factor, translating to MKIVRLLSVDDHAMTAMGYKYILEGSEFEDFQVKVDTINTFEGAIEKIDFSARSLRYDILLFDISLFPAHSNDTRSGEDLGIYAREKVPESKIVFMSSFSDSYRINSLFKTVDPDGYMVKSEIDEKSLCAMVRTVMTKPPYYTASALSAIRKKMANDFDLVDETDKKILHHISTGTRTKDIGPLISVAGTTVESRKRQLKHLFGIEHGNDIELIEEARKRGFI from the coding sequence ATGAAGATTGTACGACTTTTATCAGTTGATGACCACGCGATGACGGCAATGGGTTATAAGTATATTTTGGAAGGTTCAGAATTTGAAGATTTTCAAGTCAAAGTAGATACCATAAATACCTTTGAAGGAGCAATAGAAAAGATAGATTTCTCTGCCCGTTCATTGCGCTATGACATCCTTTTGTTTGACATATCACTATTTCCTGCTCATTCGAATGATACAAGAAGTGGCGAGGATTTAGGTATATATGCGCGAGAAAAAGTTCCAGAATCCAAAATTGTATTTATGTCCTCTTTTAGTGATAGTTATCGGATTAATAGTCTTTTCAAGACGGTTGACCCCGATGGGTATATGGTAAAATCGGAAATAGATGAGAAATCACTTTGCGCCATGGTTCGTACTGTGATGACAAAACCACCATATTATACAGCAAGTGCCTTATCCGCTATTCGTAAAAAAATGGCAAACGATTTTGATTTGGTTGATGAAACGGACAAAAAAATACTTCATCATATATCCACTGGTACAAGAACAAAGGACATTGGGCCTTTGATTTCAGTTGCTGGAACAACGGTTGAGTCCCGTAAAAGACAATTGAAACATTTGTTCGGAATTGAACATGGGAATGACATTGAACTGATAGAAGAGGCCAGGAAACGCGGTTTTATTTGA
- a CDS encoding ATP-binding protein, whose amino-acid sequence MNKSKYFLIPKWLLTLVFVLLAVACNQNRNQSNISTVVENDSISIWIEHGKNTKISIEERTRYLEMAYEQASQLANDSIKPKHFSKLSNAYLKLRDSLLFLKMNMESTQLAKETGDSVSLAESHWDLATYYRNNGLPDSAYSNYRNSFLLYDAMKIENLAARILYNMATTQSSIKDYTGAEINAYKAIEIFKPLKDNRRLFLCYNLLGSTSTRLKEYKKALENFNKAEEHLNELADEQFKAGQYAGLQNNLGNVFKSQKKFKYAIPYYENALSKDSLKFKRPDSYSMYLDNLANSRFKSGDTVGVKQQLNEALEIRINQKDIAGMAKSHYSLAEYYLKYWEIDKALLNAQLSKQYAIQSTNNTRLLESLKLLTLIDKPNIVDHTSDYIALNDKLIQEERQARDKFTRIRFETNEVSAQNEVLTRKQQIWTGVAFVIFLMGLAVYIILNQRSKNQALRFQQQQQASNQEIFDLMLSQKQKIEDTKKMEQKRISEELHDGVLGKMLGARMVLTGLNKRSNEEAIEERASAIAALKDVEGEVRAISHELSHAAYQNINNFISSIQELMKNVGTANNIDHTFDYDEAFDWDSMSGDIKINLYRVVQETLQNAVKHSECKNILVSFVRDKNILNVTISDDGKGFKSKSGKKGIGMRNIESRIGKLNGNWDINSVVGEGTKITLNIPLKESLDNPQILVEKQNLQKIG is encoded by the coding sequence ATGAACAAATCAAAATACTTCTTAATCCCTAAATGGTTATTGACATTAGTATTCGTATTATTAGCAGTTGCTTGTAACCAAAATAGAAATCAATCCAATATTTCGACAGTTGTTGAAAACGATAGTATTTCAATTTGGATTGAACACGGTAAGAATACAAAGATTTCCATAGAGGAAAGAACTAGATATTTAGAAATGGCTTATGAACAGGCTTCACAGTTAGCCAATGATTCTATAAAACCAAAGCACTTTTCAAAGCTATCAAATGCGTATTTAAAATTAAGGGATTCTTTGCTTTTTCTCAAAATGAACATGGAAAGTACGCAACTCGCCAAAGAAACTGGAGACAGTGTTTCTCTTGCTGAATCGCATTGGGATCTTGCAACATATTATAGGAATAATGGCTTACCTGATAGTGCCTACTCTAATTATCGCAATTCTTTTCTTCTTTATGATGCAATGAAAATTGAGAATCTTGCCGCTAGGATTTTATATAATATGGCTACCACCCAGAGTAGTATCAAAGATTATACAGGAGCGGAAATTAATGCGTACAAAGCAATAGAAATTTTTAAACCATTGAAGGATAATAGAAGGTTGTTTTTATGCTATAACCTGTTGGGTTCAACTTCTACACGATTGAAAGAGTATAAAAAAGCATTGGAGAATTTTAATAAAGCTGAAGAACACCTAAATGAACTGGCCGATGAGCAATTTAAAGCTGGGCAATATGCAGGTTTACAGAATAATTTAGGTAATGTATTTAAGTCGCAAAAAAAATTCAAATATGCAATTCCATATTATGAGAATGCATTATCAAAAGATAGTTTAAAATTTAAAAGACCTGATAGCTATAGCATGTATCTTGATAATTTGGCCAATAGTAGATTTAAATCTGGTGACACGGTTGGTGTAAAACAACAATTAAATGAGGCACTTGAAATTAGGATAAATCAAAAAGATATAGCAGGAATGGCAAAAAGCCACTACAGTTTGGCTGAATATTATTTAAAATACTGGGAAATCGATAAAGCATTGTTAAATGCCCAACTTTCAAAACAATATGCCATTCAGAGCACCAATAATACACGTTTACTAGAGAGTCTCAAGCTCCTAACGTTGATTGATAAGCCCAATATAGTTGATCATACTTCTGATTATATTGCTTTGAATGATAAATTAATTCAAGAAGAACGTCAGGCCAGGGATAAGTTCACTCGAATACGTTTTGAAACTAATGAGGTAAGTGCTCAAAATGAGGTGCTTACAAGAAAACAACAAATTTGGACAGGTGTTGCTTTTGTTATTTTTCTTATGGGTCTGGCCGTTTACATTATTCTGAACCAACGTTCAAAAAACCAAGCATTGCGTTTTCAGCAGCAGCAGCAGGCAAGTAATCAAGAAATCTTCGATTTAATGTTATCACAAAAACAAAAAATAGAAGACACCAAGAAAATGGAACAAAAAAGAATTTCAGAAGAGCTTCACGATGGTGTTCTTGGCAAAATGCTAGGTGCACGTATGGTGCTTACAGGCTTGAACAAAAGATCAAATGAAGAAGCCATTGAAGAACGTGCCTCTGCAATTGCTGCCCTAAAAGATGTTGAAGGGGAGGTCAGGGCAATTTCCCATGAGTTAAGCCATGCTGCATACCAAAACATAAACAACTTCATTAGTTCTATTCAAGAATTAATGAAAAACGTAGGAACTGCTAATAATATTGACCATACCTTTGATTATGATGAGGCCTTTGATTGGGATTCGATGTCTGGTGATATTAAGATAAACTTGTATCGGGTAGTTCAGGAAACACTTCAAAATGCTGTGAAACACTCAGAGTGTAAGAATATTTTGGTTAGCTTTGTAAGGGACAAAAATATATTGAATGTTACGATATCTGATGATGGCAAAGGCTTTAAATCGAAATCTGGTAAGAAAGGCATTGGTATGCGTAACATTGAATCTAGGATTGGTAAACTAAATGGTAATTGGGACATTAACAGTGTAGTTGGAGAAGGAACAAAAATTACCTTGAACATACCATTAAAAGAGAGCTTGGATAACCCTCAAATTTTAGTTGAGAAACAGAATTTACAAAAAATAGGATAG
- a CDS encoding acyl-CoA thioesterase, translated as MERFEKKILVCKDDLDDLQHVNNVRYVQWIQDISKEHWQNVAPKEMKTGILWVVKNHNIDYASSAVLGDTILIKTHIAATKGAISVRCVEMYNNKTNQLLVRSHTEWCLLNALTLKPIRISEAIKEVFVSK; from the coding sequence ATGGAACGCTTCGAAAAAAAAATACTCGTTTGCAAAGATGACCTAGATGATTTACAACATGTAAACAACGTTCGATATGTTCAATGGATACAGGACATTTCAAAAGAACATTGGCAAAATGTTGCACCAAAAGAAATGAAAACAGGAATTCTTTGGGTCGTTAAAAATCACAATATAGATTATGCAAGTTCAGCGGTCTTAGGTGATACTATTTTAATCAAGACACATATCGCCGCTACTAAAGGTGCTATTTCTGTTCGTTGTGTTGAAATGTATAATAATAAAACAAATCAACTTTTAGTGCGTTCACATACTGAATGGTGCTTGCTTAATGCTCTTACTTTAAAACCCATACGTATTTCTGAGGCCATAAAGGAGGTTTTCGTTAGCAAGTAA
- a CDS encoding glutaminyl-peptide cyclotransferase — MNPFKVLVFNFFLLFFVACGSGNTSASSLFEIQLEGNKTSFKQNQSVGIAIKNKKEKSIDKIIYTIDGKELQLSGNKIALDLTTLGNKILKATIGYEDTTAEISKKIKVLAPTAPALYTYEIINEYPHDIKAYTQGLEFHDGILYESTGKKGRSSLRKVDYNTGKVLAQIDLENTQFGEGITIMNGKIYQLTWQNGIGFIYDLTDFKKIDSFQYGQSKEGWGLCHDGEKIFKSDGTEKIWFLNPDTLAEEGFIQTVTNKSVFNMANELEYIDGKIYANVYQKPSMMIIDALSGAIEGVINFGGLKEKVTKHADLDVLNGVAYHPERKTFFVTGKNWDKMFEVNIIKK; from the coding sequence ATGAATCCATTTAAAGTATTAGTCTTTAACTTCTTTCTGCTATTTTTTGTTGCCTGCGGAAGCGGTAATACATCTGCATCATCGCTTTTTGAAATTCAATTGGAAGGCAATAAAACCAGCTTTAAGCAAAATCAATCAGTCGGAATTGCCATAAAGAACAAAAAGGAAAAATCAATCGATAAAATCATTTATACTATAGATGGTAAAGAACTGCAACTAAGCGGGAACAAAATAGCATTGGACCTAACAACTTTGGGAAACAAAATTTTAAAGGCAACCATCGGTTATGAAGATACTACCGCTGAAATATCAAAGAAGATAAAAGTTCTGGCACCAACTGCACCGGCATTATATACCTATGAAATTATCAATGAGTATCCACATGATATAAAAGCATATACTCAAGGTTTGGAGTTTCACGACGGCATACTCTATGAAAGCACAGGAAAAAAAGGTAGATCTTCTCTACGCAAAGTTGATTATAACACAGGCAAGGTACTAGCACAAATAGACTTGGAAAATACCCAATTTGGGGAAGGAATCACTATTATGAACGGGAAAATATATCAACTGACCTGGCAAAATGGTATTGGTTTTATTTATGACCTAACGGATTTTAAAAAGATAGATAGTTTCCAATATGGTCAAAGTAAAGAAGGTTGGGGACTTTGTCATGATGGTGAAAAAATATTTAAAAGCGACGGTACAGAAAAAATTTGGTTTTTGAATCCAGACACTTTGGCTGAAGAAGGTTTTATTCAGACCGTAACCAATAAATCGGTGTTCAATATGGCCAATGAATTGGAATATATTGATGGGAAAATTTACGCAAATGTCTACCAAAAGCCTAGCATGATGATTATAGATGCATTAAGTGGAGCAATAGAAGGAGTAATCAACTTTGGCGGGTTAAAGGAAAAAGTAACTAAACATGCAGATTTGGACGTACTTAATGGTGTAGCCTACCACCCCGAACGAAAGACTTTTTTTGTTACAGGAAAGAATTGGGATAAGATGTTCGAAGTAAATATTATTAAAAAATAA